The Tachyglossus aculeatus isolate mTacAcu1 unplaced genomic scaffold, mTacAcu1.pri SUPER_30, whole genome shotgun sequence genome has a segment encoding these proteins:
- the LOC119921852 gene encoding olfactory receptor 7C2-like has product MEKGNQTSFSEFLLLGLSDRAEQRQLLFVLFLWMYLLGFLGSLLIVLAISSDPHLHTPMYFFLINLSLADICFLSTTVPKMLVNVQTQDKSISYAGCLAQGYFFNLFGVMDNFLLTGMAYDRYVAICRPLHYTMIMNPRLCALVVTGSWIVSGLDALIHTLLMLRLSFCKNNEILHFFCEINQVLMLSCTDTHINVFLLYALIMALGIGPLTGLLFSYTRIVFTILRIPSARGRYKAFSTCGSHLSVVSLFYGTGLGVYFSSTSTHSSRKGSIASVMYTVVTPVLNPFIYSLRNKDMKGALRN; this is encoded by the coding sequence ATGGAGAAGGGAAACCAAACCAGCttctcagaattcctcctcctgggactgtcagATCGAGCGGAGCAGCGGCAGCTCCTCTTCgtgctgttcctctggatgtacctgctcggattcctggggagcctgctcatcgtcctggccATCAGCTCCGACCCACACCtgcacactcccatgtacttcttcctcatcaACCTCTCCTTGGCTGACATCTGTTTCTtgtccaccacggtccccaagatgctggtcaaTGTCCAGACCCAAGATAAATCCATATCCTATGCAGGTTGCCTGGCACAAGGGTACTTTTTTAATCTGTTTGGAGTAATGGACAATTTCCTCCTCACAGGGATGGcttatgaccgctacgtggccatatgTCGCCCCCTCCATTATACCATGATCATGaacccacggctctgtgccctggTGGTTACTGGGTCTTGGATAGTCAGTGGCCTTGATGCCTTAATACATACCTTACTGATGCTTCGCTTATCCTTCTGCAAAAATAATGAAatccttcacttcttctgtgaaattAACCAGGTTCTAATGCTTTCCTGTACGGACACCCACATCAATGTTTTTTTGTTATATGCACTGATAATGGCACTTGGAATAGGTCCCCTCACAGGCCTCCTGTTCTCTTACACTCGTATTGTCTTCACCATACTGAGAATCCCATCTGCCAGGGGAAGGtataaagctttctccacctgtggctctcacctgtcCGTGGTCTCCCTGTTCTACGGCACTGGTCTTGGGGTCTATTTCAGTTCCACGTCTACCCACTCATCCCGGAAGGGCTCGATAGCATCCGTGATGTACACGGTGGTCACACctgtgctgaaccccttcatctacagcctgaggaataaagacATGAAAGGGGCTTTGAGAAAC